A single region of the Salicibibacter cibi genome encodes:
- a CDS encoding FIMAH domain-containing protein translates to MALQTSVEEFEERGAFASEEAARELLTHLTAVEQFEQQGDMAKVVEHMESFYHLLDNQQENEQITEEAYQALTEEADAFMEQWTG, encoded by the coding sequence ATAGCCTTACAAACCTCTGTTGAAGAATTTGAAGAACGGGGAGCATTTGCAAGCGAAGAGGCTGCACGTGAATTACTGACACATTTAACTGCGGTTGAGCAGTTTGAGCAGCAAGGAGATATGGCGAAGGTGGTTGAGCATATGGAAAGTTTTTATCATCTGCTCGATAACCAACAGGAAAATGAACAGATAACGGAAGAAGCTTATCAGGCACTCACGGAAGAAGCCGATGCCTTCATGGAGCAGTGGACCGGATAA
- a CDS encoding TRAP transporter permease: MADTSKQHPENKETIEAPEETPEQALEAEGSDRSVFGWKAILILIISIALSLYHLYTAGFGLIVSTNQHLFIHLLAGLILIFLIFPRKKGLAQSTIVWYDMVLASIVLVVGSFVMLNQTNQTILQGNMETTHMIAGIIMILLLLEAARRVVGKPLLIIAFIFIAYYFLGDYLPPPFGHSRANFEQFIYEMMYTSTGILGTPLSVSANYVFIFILFGAILEATGAGKMFIDLALRAVGHFRGGPAKAAVVGSGFMGSISGSSVANAVTTGTFTIPLMKKVGFRPQTSGGIEVASSSSGQLLPPVMGAAAFLMIEYTPYSYAQIMISALIPAILTYIAIIWMVHIEAVKHNIQGLAKESLVSGRKSLLQQGYLIVPIIALVYFVMVGNTVFNAAFYSIVMLLTVAVLAHRLRGRFGAGLLIAGVLATVSYGMHYIFGWHIEISIMIAIGTFICVFFVLFQNKFKIASAPIKFGVRELMVSLEMASRKALTVIAACATAGILIGIINLTGLSGSLPTIIIGFAGDNLIIVLFFTLIACLIVGLGLPTTATYVILASMIAPALIEMNVPIMAAHLFVLYYGVLADDTPPVNLPAYAVSGIAKADPIITGVQGFKYDAGALLLPFVFVMNTIILFLPENQGMFAWYEIIWAFITALVGILAFVTVIQNYMFVKYRWYEWVLALSSALVFIYPAFVSDLIGVALFALLLSIHFLRKKAIEREDKTEVTT; the protein is encoded by the coding sequence ATGGCAGACACTTCAAAACAGCATCCTGAAAATAAGGAAACCATTGAAGCTCCTGAAGAAACACCAGAGCAAGCGCTGGAAGCGGAAGGAAGCGACCGGAGCGTCTTTGGCTGGAAAGCGATACTGATTCTCATTATCTCTATTGCGCTTTCTCTTTATCATTTATACACAGCCGGTTTCGGTTTGATCGTATCCACAAACCAGCATTTATTTATTCACTTGCTTGCAGGACTCATCCTCATTTTCCTTATTTTCCCGAGAAAAAAAGGACTGGCTCAATCGACCATCGTTTGGTACGACATGGTACTCGCAAGTATAGTGCTCGTCGTGGGCTCGTTTGTTATGCTGAACCAAACCAACCAAACGATCTTGCAGGGAAATATGGAGACAACCCATATGATCGCCGGCATTATCATGATTTTGTTGCTCCTCGAAGCGGCTCGGCGAGTGGTGGGGAAGCCTTTATTGATTATTGCCTTTATATTCATTGCCTATTATTTCCTAGGAGATTATTTACCGCCGCCCTTTGGCCATAGCCGTGCAAATTTTGAACAGTTCATTTATGAAATGATGTACACATCGACGGGCATTTTGGGGACACCCTTATCTGTTTCGGCCAATTACGTTTTCATCTTTATTTTGTTCGGGGCGATTTTGGAAGCGACGGGTGCAGGCAAAATGTTTATCGACCTGGCTCTTCGCGCAGTCGGTCACTTTCGGGGCGGACCGGCAAAAGCAGCCGTCGTTGGTTCCGGCTTTATGGGATCCATTTCCGGAAGCTCGGTAGCCAACGCCGTCACGACCGGAACATTCACAATCCCGCTCATGAAAAAAGTAGGATTTCGGCCGCAAACATCAGGCGGCATCGAAGTTGCCTCATCCTCGAGTGGGCAGTTATTACCGCCGGTTATGGGGGCCGCAGCCTTTCTAATGATTGAGTATACGCCCTACAGCTACGCGCAAATTATGATTTCTGCGTTAATCCCCGCGATATTAACGTATATCGCGATCATCTGGATGGTGCACATCGAAGCAGTGAAACACAACATCCAGGGACTGGCGAAGGAATCGCTCGTTTCCGGAAGAAAAAGTTTGTTGCAACAAGGCTACCTGATTGTTCCGATCATCGCGCTAGTGTACTTTGTCATGGTCGGTAACACCGTCTTCAATGCTGCCTTTTATTCGATTGTGATGCTTTTGACGGTTGCTGTTCTCGCTCATCGGCTGAGGGGACGCTTCGGAGCAGGGTTGCTGATTGCGGGTGTACTGGCAACAGTTTCGTATGGTATGCACTATATATTCGGTTGGCACATTGAAATTTCCATCATGATCGCAATCGGTACCTTCATTTGTGTGTTCTTCGTGCTCTTTCAAAATAAATTCAAGATTGCCTCCGCTCCTATTAAATTCGGAGTGCGCGAGTTAATGGTCAGTCTTGAAATGGCTTCACGAAAAGCACTCACCGTCATTGCCGCCTGTGCAACCGCAGGTATTCTCATTGGGATCATTAACTTGACAGGGCTATCCGGTTCCCTACCTACCATTATCATAGGGTTTGCAGGCGATAACTTGATCATTGTGCTTTTCTTTACACTTATCGCTTGTCTCATTGTCGGACTGGGGCTTCCGACAACGGCGACTTATGTTATTTTGGCTTCCATGATCGCACCGGCGCTCATCGAGATGAACGTGCCGATTATGGCCGCACACTTATTCGTTCTTTACTACGGTGTGCTTGCCGATGACACACCTCCGGTGAACTTGCCGGCGTATGCCGTATCCGGGATCGCGAAAGCGGACCCGATCATTACCGGAGTCCAAGGCTTTAAGTATGACGCTGGGGCATTATTACTCCCATTTGTGTTCGTCATGAATACAATCATCTTGTTTTTGCCTGAAAATCAAGGAATGTTTGCCTGGTATGAAATCATTTGGGCATTCATCACCGCCCTCGTTGGCATTCTGGCATTCGTCACCGTTATTCAAAACTATATGTTCGTAAAATATCGCTGGTATGAGTGGGTATTGGCCCTCAGTTCCGCACTTGTATTCATTTATCCTGCTTTTGTTTCAGACCTCATTGGTGTCGCGCTCTTTGCGCTGCTCCTCAGTATTCATTTCCTGCGCAAAAAAGCGATAGAACGAGAAGACAAAACGGAAGTCACGACGTAA
- a CDS encoding DUF1850 domain-containing protein: MRSILAFLQGRRGVFLLFLAFLLLLIVFWEQAPKLQVVATESDDVLFSEEIEPGDTFFHEYIHSVMKTPIREVFEINSDFEIVSKETWTQAFGAGIPYESNEPIRKEDDFYVIPDDGRVVEELRLIPSNLYTHTFQFKNKTLYLSDMAENDRRVMIHVQGG; the protein is encoded by the coding sequence ATGAGAAGCATCTTAGCCTTTTTGCAAGGGAGACGGGGAGTCTTCCTTCTCTTCCTTGCTTTCCTGCTTTTATTGATCGTCTTTTGGGAACAAGCGCCGAAATTACAAGTTGTCGCTACAGAGTCCGATGACGTTTTATTCAGCGAAGAGATTGAGCCGGGAGACACGTTTTTTCATGAATATATTCATTCGGTCATGAAAACGCCGATCCGGGAAGTTTTCGAGATCAATAGTGATTTCGAAATCGTTTCGAAAGAAACATGGACCCAGGCCTTCGGAGCGGGCATTCCCTATGAATCCAACGAACCGATCCGTAAAGAGGATGACTTTTACGTTATTCCCGATGACGGAAGAGTCGTGGAAGAATTACGGTTGATCCCATCCAACCTCTATACCCACACCTTTCAATTTAAAAATAAAACCCTCTATTTATCGGACATGGCGGAAAATGACCGCCGCGTCATGATTCACGTGCAAGGAGGATAG
- a CDS encoding TAXI family TRAP transporter solute-binding subunit yields MKKILAKTLAVGSTTVLLTACGDFDEELEILTGGEQGAYYPLGGQLATLINENVEDYDASHFATSASVVNLNDLADDQGDLALTQNDTAYYAVNGEVDFEEPLDGFSGMTSLYPEVIQIVATESSGVETVEDLEGMSVAVGDAGSGTEVVSQQILEAHGITYDDITVEYQDFEDAADGLQDENIDAALMVAGTPTGAIEALAAQQDITMVEVEEDVADELVDEYPYYTEHEIEEGLYEDDHDAVNTLAVQAMLVAHDELDEEVVYEIMEVIYDNTDSFETAHESGSYVDIETAQEGMPIDLHPGAEQYFEDQ; encoded by the coding sequence ATGAAAAAGATACTGGCAAAAACACTTGCTGTCGGCTCAACCACGGTACTGCTTACCGCTTGCGGTGATTTTGATGAAGAACTGGAAATTCTCACGGGTGGTGAACAAGGCGCTTATTATCCATTGGGAGGGCAACTCGCCACATTAATTAATGAGAATGTGGAAGATTACGATGCTTCCCATTTTGCCACAAGTGCCTCAGTAGTAAACCTGAACGATCTTGCTGATGACCAGGGGGATCTCGCTTTAACGCAAAATGATACCGCTTACTATGCTGTCAATGGCGAAGTTGATTTTGAAGAACCCCTGGATGGATTCAGCGGAATGACCTCTCTCTATCCGGAAGTCATTCAGATTGTCGCCACGGAATCCTCCGGTGTTGAAACGGTGGAAGATCTGGAAGGCATGAGCGTTGCCGTAGGGGACGCGGGTTCAGGCACGGAAGTCGTTTCCCAACAAATTCTTGAAGCCCACGGCATTACGTATGACGACATCACGGTAGAATACCAGGATTTTGAAGACGCTGCTGACGGCTTACAGGATGAGAACATCGATGCTGCGCTTATGGTTGCAGGAACTCCGACGGGTGCGATTGAAGCATTGGCTGCCCAACAGGATATCACGATGGTTGAAGTTGAAGAAGATGTAGCGGACGAACTGGTTGACGAATACCCGTACTACACGGAGCATGAGATTGAAGAAGGGTTGTATGAGGATGATCACGATGCAGTGAATACGCTCGCTGTGCAAGCCATGCTCGTCGCCCATGACGAGTTGGATGAGGAGGTCGTTTACGAAATCATGGAAGTGATCTATGACAACACGGATAGCTTCGAGACCGCCCATGAGTCTGGCAGCTATGTTGATATCGAAACCGCCCAGGAAGGTATGCCGATCGATTTGCACCCAGGTGCGGAACAATACTTTGAAGATCAATAG
- a CDS encoding LysR family transcriptional regulator, with translation MNLLSFRYFMEVADTLNFSEASKRLHVSQPGLSQQISSLENEIGFKLLRRTTRQVSLTEEGAYLYEQLYPSFHKIEGLIHEVVKSKRIPQTTARISSVPSAASIWLPQLLKKMQAKLDTVELYIEETTSAQAIEAIKKQQSHLAFIRTPADLDELRNMNITALELSKHPLVAVLSMNHPLANEQSLDLKTLKNEAFIHYHPKNSPTLYYLLERACLEAEFVPNTLCVGPELRTIENLISHEIGVTLMPADMAAVMTEEHVASIPIAGENYMSSISLIWEETPYTPFITKDLIAIAKKEFSYFIHQ, from the coding sequence ATGAACCTTTTATCCTTTCGATATTTCATGGAAGTCGCGGACACTCTAAACTTCAGTGAAGCGTCCAAACGATTGCATGTGAGCCAACCCGGTTTAAGCCAGCAAATTTCGTCATTGGAAAATGAAATCGGCTTCAAATTGCTAAGGAGAACGACGCGACAAGTGTCTCTGACAGAAGAAGGCGCCTACCTTTATGAACAGTTATATCCATCTTTTCATAAAATTGAAGGCCTTATTCATGAAGTCGTTAAATCCAAAAGAATTCCGCAAACAACGGCTCGGATATCATCCGTACCATCAGCGGCAAGCATCTGGCTTCCACAATTGTTGAAAAAAATGCAAGCGAAACTTGACACGGTTGAGCTATATATTGAAGAAACGACATCAGCGCAGGCAATCGAAGCAATTAAAAAACAACAAAGCCACCTCGCTTTTATTCGTACACCTGCTGATTTAGACGAGCTTCGAAATATGAATATCACTGCATTGGAGCTAAGCAAACATCCGTTGGTGGCCGTCCTGTCAATGAATCACCCGTTGGCCAACGAACAAAGCCTTGATTTGAAAACGCTTAAAAACGAGGCTTTTATTCACTATCATCCGAAAAATTCACCTACGCTTTACTATTTACTGGAAAGAGCTTGTCTAGAAGCCGAATTTGTGCCAAACACGCTATGTGTAGGCCCTGAATTGCGGACAATTGAAAACTTGATTAGCCACGAAATCGGCGTCACGCTCATGCCTGCTGATATGGCCGCTGTCATGACAGAAGAGCATGTAGCATCCATTCCAATCGCGGGTGAAAACTATATGAGTTCCATCTCACTGATTTGGGAGGAGACACCTTATACGCCTTTTATTACGAAAGACTTAATCGCTATTGCAAAAAAAGAATTTTCTTATTTTATTCATCAATAG
- a CDS encoding NAD(P)H-dependent amine dehydrogenase family protein, translated as MTKDKIALVPYGLGPIGKEILKKGVTDEAFDVIGGVDIDPELIGKPLSSTLHGEGPKDTFVVSDISELSEKAKPYQQKIAVHATGSNVPSVWPQIRQLLDHGYHVITTCEEMLYPWDRYPSLSHEINEYAKNKGQSVIGSGINPGFVMDSLPLTATAVTDRIRSVKAIRQANVRERRVPLQKKVGIGKSEEEFRQLAQDGKIGHVGLEETVRLVAAGLNVYIEHLETKLEPTFAAQDYELSWLTLKSGEVSGQHQTAKATTSENVTIEMELTMALGVESKDEIFVEGTDPIHVIIPNGIFGDTATASMIINTGKRIVTQQKPGLLTMLEAGLPFHSIHPISNDEVQV; from the coding sequence ATGACAAAAGATAAAATTGCGCTTGTTCCTTATGGGCTAGGCCCAATAGGAAAGGAGATTTTAAAGAAAGGAGTGACAGATGAAGCATTTGATGTGATCGGCGGCGTTGATATTGATCCGGAATTGATCGGAAAACCGCTGTCGTCCACGCTTCACGGAGAAGGGCCAAAGGATACCTTTGTTGTCTCCGACATTTCTGAACTCTCAGAGAAGGCCAAACCTTATCAACAAAAAATTGCCGTTCATGCAACCGGTTCCAATGTTCCTTCTGTGTGGCCACAAATTCGACAATTGCTTGATCATGGCTATCATGTCATAACCACTTGTGAAGAAATGCTCTATCCGTGGGATCGCTACCCGTCTCTCAGCCATGAAATTAATGAATATGCGAAAAATAAAGGCCAATCCGTTATTGGAAGTGGCATCAACCCCGGATTTGTAATGGATTCCCTCCCACTCACCGCCACAGCTGTGACGGATCGCATCCGCTCGGTGAAAGCGATTCGCCAAGCGAATGTCAGAGAACGGCGAGTCCCATTACAGAAAAAAGTTGGGATAGGAAAAAGCGAAGAGGAATTTCGACAACTTGCTCAAGATGGGAAAATCGGCCATGTCGGGTTGGAGGAAACCGTTCGCCTCGTTGCCGCCGGATTAAACGTGTATATCGAACATTTGGAGACAAAACTGGAACCGACATTTGCCGCCCAAGACTATGAACTTTCCTGGCTAACGCTTAAAAGTGGCGAGGTCAGTGGACAACACCAAACCGCTAAAGCAACCACTTCTGAAAACGTAACCATAGAGATGGAGTTAACAATGGCTTTAGGCGTCGAGTCGAAAGATGAAATCTTCGTCGAAGGAACAGACCCGATTCATGTCATTATCCCAAACGGAATTTTCGGCGATACCGCAACCGCTTCCATGATCATCAATACCGGGAAGCGAATTGTTACACAGCAAAAACCGGGGTTATTGACAATGCTAGAGGCCGGGCTTCCTTTTCACAGTATTCATCCAATTTCAAATGATGAAGTTCAGGTATAG
- a CDS encoding Uma2 family endonuclease, whose translation MIKATNSSVINEGRNVQMCPRKPSDKTNTVKEQPESFSWPNDLYESPLIEERYEMINGIRYDLSPSPGLDHQLLATKMSSVMHDTCQSNGIVVVAPMDVHLDEDNVLQPDVIYISNENMDIVHGQKIEGPPDLVVEILSPRSGKHDKIRKKAVYEHFGIPEFWVVDPPHETVDQFVLDKGNYHLHGTFSEDHLLISPKLACVHIDLKTLFQEKIEYRQ comes from the coding sequence ATGATCAAAGCAACAAATTCAAGTGTCATAAATGAAGGGAGAAATGTGCAAATGTGCCCACGAAAACCTTCTGATAAAACGAATACGGTGAAAGAACAGCCGGAGTCATTCTCTTGGCCCAACGATCTCTACGAAAGTCCGCTCATCGAAGAAAGGTATGAAATGATCAACGGGATCCGTTATGATTTATCACCTTCTCCAGGACTTGATCACCAGCTTTTGGCTACAAAAATGTCGAGTGTCATGCATGATACTTGTCAATCAAACGGCATTGTAGTCGTAGCGCCGATGGATGTACATTTGGATGAAGACAACGTATTACAACCGGATGTTATTTATATTTCCAATGAAAATATGGATATTGTTCACGGTCAAAAAATTGAAGGTCCGCCCGATCTTGTCGTGGAAATTTTGTCCCCGAGATCGGGAAAGCACGATAAAATACGAAAAAAAGCGGTATACGAACACTTTGGCATTCCCGAGTTTTGGGTTGTCGATCCCCCTCATGAGACCGTTGATCAATTCGTGTTGGACAAAGGAAACTATCATTTGCATGGAACATTCAGCGAGGACCATTTACTAATTTCGCCGAAACTGGCGTGTGTTCATATCGATCTAAAAACCTTGTTTCAAGAAAAAATAGAATATAGGCAGTGA
- a CDS encoding tripartite tricarboxylate transporter permease: protein MDMSIILDGLVTALQPINLLLLLLGALLGTIVGILPGLGPATGIAVLIPLTFGMEPVSALILMAAIYYGALFGGSRSSILINTPGDGSSVAATFDGYPMTKNGQAGQAMSIAAIASLFGGIMAIFGFIFLAIPLADFALNFGPAEFVLLFLFALSIVVTLSVGNTIKGFLSMFIGLGIATIGVDLQSEVQRFTFGIPELIEGVDFIVVIIGIYAIGEVLYNLFNTNQPKTTNHKIGSKWFTKEQWKRSLAPIIRSGPIGFILGALPGSGGTISSLFAYSAQRSLSKKPEEYGKGKVEGLVAPESANSASAVGALIPTLTMAIPGSGATAVMLGALIMIGITPGPLLFEDSPDLVWTLINSMFIGNIILVILNIALVGVLMKVLHTPPKVLYPIILLLSFIGVYTLGYSTVDFYILLIAGVIGLLMRVMDYPVVPLILALIVGGDLEQEFQRSLVIYDNALGILFASPITIVLGILTLLSIIFPLSSAWFKRKRRRKQTPSQST from the coding sequence ATGGATATGAGTATCATTCTTGATGGGCTGGTCACTGCACTACAGCCGATTAATTTGTTGCTACTGTTATTAGGAGCGTTGTTGGGAACCATTGTCGGTATTTTGCCGGGATTGGGCCCTGCTACGGGGATTGCTGTGCTCATTCCATTAACGTTTGGAATGGAGCCTGTGAGCGCCTTAATATTAATGGCCGCTATTTATTACGGAGCTTTATTCGGTGGTTCAAGAAGTTCGATTTTAATCAATACACCCGGAGACGGATCTTCGGTCGCAGCTACTTTTGATGGTTATCCGATGACGAAAAACGGACAAGCCGGGCAAGCCATGTCCATTGCTGCAATCGCGTCACTTTTTGGCGGCATTATGGCTATTTTTGGATTTATTTTTCTAGCCATCCCACTTGCTGATTTTGCATTAAACTTCGGCCCCGCGGAATTTGTATTGCTATTTTTATTTGCTTTATCGATTGTTGTAACGTTGTCTGTAGGGAATACGATCAAAGGGTTCCTTTCGATGTTTATCGGTTTGGGGATTGCGACCATTGGGGTTGATTTACAATCGGAAGTTCAGCGATTTACTTTTGGCATCCCGGAATTAATCGAAGGCGTTGATTTCATTGTAGTCATTATTGGTATTTATGCCATCGGTGAAGTGCTTTATAATTTGTTCAATACGAATCAGCCAAAAACTACAAATCACAAAATTGGAAGTAAATGGTTCACAAAAGAACAATGGAAGCGTTCTTTAGCCCCCATTATACGGAGCGGACCCATTGGTTTTATCCTCGGTGCTTTGCCGGGATCCGGAGGGACGATCTCTTCCCTGTTTGCCTACAGCGCGCAAAGATCACTATCAAAAAAACCTGAAGAATACGGAAAAGGAAAAGTAGAAGGGTTAGTTGCACCTGAATCTGCAAACAGCGCTTCTGCTGTCGGTGCATTAATCCCGACATTAACAATGGCGATCCCCGGTTCAGGGGCAACGGCGGTTATGCTTGGTGCCTTAATCATGATCGGGATAACCCCGGGGCCTTTGCTTTTTGAAGATAGCCCGGATCTTGTGTGGACGTTAATTAATAGTATGTTCATAGGAAATATTATTCTTGTCATCCTTAACATTGCGTTAGTCGGTGTGCTAATGAAGGTGTTGCATACGCCTCCAAAAGTATTATATCCTATTATTCTTCTTCTATCCTTTATTGGGGTATACACCCTTGGCTATAGCACGGTTGATTTTTATATCTTGTTGATTGCCGGGGTTATTGGGCTTTTAATGCGGGTCATGGACTATCCGGTCGTACCGCTCATTCTCGCGTTAATTGTCGGAGGAGATTTAGAACAAGAATTTCAGCGCTCACTAGTGATCTATGATAATGCACTTGGAATTCTATTCGCTTCACCCATCACCATTGTACTTGGAATATTAACGCTCCTGTCGATCATCTTTCCGTTGTCGAGCGCATGGTTTAAAAGAAAAAGAAGAAGAAAACAAACACCGTCACAATCAACGTAA
- a CDS encoding tripartite tricarboxylate transporter TctB family protein — protein MRAVRLSFPIFFITISLIYLIMIFQLPSALLGDPYAPRYFPTIVAAGILVFAVIDLINVRTENVETNEDLAALIKKDSLKIIGVILALCVGYALIFEWLGFLIATLLFLGALMFYLNGYRRWVLNLTVTLIFSFSSWYIFSQLLEISLP, from the coding sequence ATGAGAGCAGTACGCCTATCATTTCCTATTTTTTTCATCACGATAAGTCTTATTTATCTAATCATGATCTTTCAATTGCCTTCGGCGCTGTTGGGAGATCCCTATGCACCAAGATACTTCCCGACGATTGTCGCTGCAGGAATATTGGTTTTTGCAGTGATCGATTTAATTAACGTACGGACAGAGAATGTGGAGACTAATGAAGATCTGGCTGCACTTATCAAAAAGGATTCACTTAAAATCATCGGCGTCATACTTGCTTTATGTGTCGGTTATGCCCTGATTTTTGAATGGCTAGGTTTTCTGATTGCTACGCTTTTATTTTTGGGAGCATTAATGTTTTATCTAAACGGTTATCGCAGATGGGTATTAAATCTAACAGTAACATTGATCTTCTCGTTTAGTTCTTGGTATATATTCAGCCAGCTATTGGAGATCAGTTTGCCGTAG
- a CDS encoding tripartite tricarboxylate transporter substrate binding protein, with protein MRKLIFILAALSMAGCSESSQSNEDAFPERPIEIVAPASPGGGWDMQARTVQQSIIQDDQTDENVTVVNQPGGGGEVGWQYLLQQDDPHVVSVNSSLLLTGNLLGQTDLHHEDFTQLGMLSTEWLGVAVRADAEFDNIDEVMDQLREDPESLSISVSPSLGSGNHLSFVQTALEAGVDPEELNFLVYDSGGDAMNPILGGHVDILVNSISDMVEQYEADEVDILAVSSPERLEEFQDVPTLQEEGIDVVFPHWRGIMGPPDMTKDEAEAWEEILSSAVETEQFQTDLENNDLDQLYMDREETEAFLEEEEEFFEEIIESVELAP; from the coding sequence ATGCGCAAGCTCATATTTATCCTTGCTGCTCTATCAATGGCAGGGTGTTCAGAGTCAAGTCAAAGCAATGAAGACGCTTTCCCTGAACGTCCCATTGAAATTGTCGCACCCGCTTCCCCGGGGGGCGGTTGGGATATGCAAGCACGTACCGTGCAGCAATCGATCATCCAGGATGATCAGACAGACGAAAACGTCACGGTTGTTAATCAGCCGGGAGGTGGCGGTGAAGTAGGGTGGCAATATTTATTGCAACAGGACGACCCACATGTTGTTTCCGTAAATTCAAGCTTGCTGCTGACAGGGAATCTACTCGGACAAACGGACCTTCACCACGAAGATTTCACTCAACTTGGAATGCTCTCCACAGAATGGTTGGGAGTTGCCGTTCGTGCAGATGCAGAATTTGATAATATTGATGAGGTGATGGATCAACTCAGAGAAGATCCTGAATCCTTGAGTATATCTGTTAGCCCGTCCCTGGGAAGCGGAAACCATCTTTCCTTTGTACAAACCGCCTTAGAAGCCGGAGTAGATCCGGAAGAGTTAAACTTCCTTGTTTATGATAGCGGCGGCGACGCTATGAACCCCATCCTCGGTGGGCACGTTGATATTTTGGTGAACTCTATCTCGGATATGGTTGAACAGTATGAGGCCGATGAAGTCGATATTTTAGCGGTTAGTTCACCTGAAAGGCTTGAGGAATTTCAGGATGTGCCAACCTTGCAGGAGGAAGGCATCGATGTCGTATTCCCCCATTGGCGTGGCATTATGGGACCCCCGGACATGACGAAAGACGAAGCGGAAGCTTGGGAAGAAATATTAAGTTCTGCGGTTGAAACAGAGCAATTTCAGACGGACTTGGAGAATAACGACTTGGATCAGTTATATATGGATAGGGAAGAGACTGAAGCGTTTCTGGAAGAGGAAGAAGAATTTTTTGAAGAAATCATTGAAAGCGTAGAACTCGCGCCATAG
- a CDS encoding response regulator: protein MNVIIAEDDYRVSLLHEQYLQAFSSIHVVGKALNGEELKALLAKEQPQLILLDIYFPDIHGTALLSFIRTNYPHVDVIIISASDDRNDLLIAKRHGVYYYFIKPVSASDFQQVVARYLRDHEWFKEKHPFRSKDVAHLFGHSGSKRSPGKQSELPTGIDLITLETVEEQLSHAKEGLTIDETCEAVGISRTTARRYLEYLVSASKAEPKLNYGVIGRPERVYVRKLGEKP from the coding sequence ATGAACGTCATCATCGCAGAAGACGATTATCGTGTATCCCTGTTACACGAACAATACTTACAGGCCTTTTCCTCCATCCATGTCGTCGGCAAAGCGTTAAACGGCGAAGAATTAAAAGCACTTTTGGCAAAAGAACAACCCCAACTGATTTTACTTGATATTTATTTTCCGGATATACATGGGACAGCGCTACTGTCATTCATTCGGACGAACTATCCTCATGTCGACGTGATCATTATATCTGCGTCGGATGATCGCAATGATTTATTAATCGCTAAGCGTCACGGGGTATATTATTATTTTATAAAACCAGTGTCAGCTTCGGATTTTCAGCAAGTGGTTGCACGTTATCTAAGAGACCATGAATGGTTTAAGGAAAAACACCCCTTTCGATCGAAAGATGTTGCGCATCTATTTGGGCACTCGGGAAGCAAACGTTCCCCCGGTAAGCAAAGCGAACTGCCTACCGGCATTGATTTGATCACATTGGAAACGGTAGAAGAACAACTCTCCCATGCAAAAGAAGGATTGACCATCGATGAGACATGTGAGGCTGTAGGCATCTCCCGTACAACAGCAAGACGATACCTGGAATATCTCGTTTCCGCCTCAAAAGCCGAACCGAAGCTAAATTATGGGGTGATCGGACGCCCGGAACGTGTATATGTTAGAAAGCTTGGCGAAAAACCTTAG